The Miscanthus floridulus cultivar M001 chromosome 17, ASM1932011v1, whole genome shotgun sequence genome has a window encoding:
- the LOC136517745 gene encoding 1-aminocyclopropane-1-carboxylate oxidase-like, translating into MVVPVIDFSKLDGAERSETLAQIANGCEEWGFFQLVNHGIPLELLERVKKVCSDSYRLREAGFRASEPVRTLEALVDAERRGEEVAPVDDLDWEDIFYIHDGCQWPSDPPAFKETMREYRAELRKLGERVMEAMDENLGLDRGSIKAAFSGDGRHEPFFGTKVSHYPPCPRPDLITGLRAHTDAGGVILLFQDDRVGGLEVLKDGQWTDVQPLAGAIVVNTGDQIEVLSNGRYRSAWHRVLPMRDGNRRSIASFYNPANEATISPAAVTSGGGEAYPKYVFGDYMDVYAKQKFQAKEPRFEAVKAVAPKSSPAA; encoded by the coding sequence ATGGTGGTTCCCGTGATCGACTTCTCCAAGCTGGACGGCGCCGAGAGGTCGGAGACTCTGGCGCAGATCGCCAATGGCTGCGAGGAGTGGGGGTTCTTCCAGCTCGTGAACCACGGCATCCCGCTGGAGCTTCTCGAGCGCGTCAAGAAGGTGTGCTCAGACAGCTACCGCCTCCGGGAGGCCGGGTTCAGGGCGTCGGAGCCGGTGCGCACGCTGGAGGCGCTCGTCGACGCGGAGCGGCGCggcgaggaggtggcgcccgtggacgaccTGGACTGGGAGGACATCTTCTACATCCACGACGGCTGCCAGTGGCCGTCCGACCCGCCGGCGTTCAAGGAGACCATGCGCGAGTACCGCGCCGAGCTGCGGAAGCTGGGCGAGCGCGTCATGGAGGCCATGGACGAGAACCTCGGCCTCGACAGGGGCAGCATCAAGGCCGCCTTCTCCGGCGACGGCCGGCACGAGCCTTTCTTCGGCACCAAGGTCAGCCACTACCCGCCGTGCCCGCGCCCGGACCTCATCACGGGCCTGCGCGCACACACCGACGCCGGCGGCGTCATCCTGCTGTTCCAGGACGACAGGGTCGGCGGCCTGGAGGTGCTCAAGGACGGCCAGTGGACCGACGTGCAGCCGCTCGCGGGCGCCATCGTCGTCAACACGGGCGACCAGATCGAGGTGCTCAGCAACGGGCGGTACCGCAGCGCGTGGCACCGCGTGCTGCCCATGCGCGACGGCAACCgccgctccatcgcctccttctaCAACCCGGCCAACGAGGCCACCATCTCGCCGGCGGCGGtgaccagcggcggcggcgaggcgtacCCCAAGTACGTGTTCGGCGACTACATGGATGTGTACGCCAAGCAGAAGTTCCAGGCCAAGGAACCCAGGTTCGAGGCCGTCAAGGCGGTGGCGCCGAAGTCATCTCCAGCGGCTTAA